One genomic window of Glycine soja cultivar W05 chromosome 9, ASM419377v2, whole genome shotgun sequence includes the following:
- the LOC114425770 gene encoding uncharacterized protein LOC114425770 — protein sequence MQEFPERGELKRMQREQERERRRIRDRQRRQSMTQEQRERHLARRRRNYQLRRQRAANAQVPYSPFPQLQTLESSAGEASTSDELQGLTSSTFLDYGVLSQGLNQVQETFNFGSKVLEGSSIPLETLVYKPANSPRRMRLNHIKGLARNLTHSMDDDPAVTHQLVAELIAKEDQDVSAGNFGSTPKSLRLNCVKRLARSKNSPPIETADQKDLKLPSEGIQLLGNESFIGST from the exons ATGCAGGAGTTTCCAGAGAGAGGAGAGTTAAAGAGAATGCAGAGGGAGCAAGAGAGGGAGAGGAGGCGCATCCGAGACAGGCAGAGGAGACAATCAATGACTCAAGAACAAAGGGAAAGACATCTTGCAAGGCGCCGCAGAAATTACCAGCTTCGAAGACAAAGAGCTGCAAATGCTCAAGTTCCATATTCTCCTTTTCCTCAACTTCAAACTCTAGAATCAAGTGCAGGTGAAGCTAGTACCAGTGATGAGCTTCAAGGTCTCACTTCTTCTACCTTTCTAGACTATGGAGTCCTTTCTCAAGGCCTCAACCAAGTACAAGAAACATTCAATTTTGGATCCAAAGTTCTTGAAG GATCATCAATTCCGTTGGAAACTCTAGTTTATAAACCAGCCAATTCACCAAGGAGGATGCGCCTGAATCATATTAAAGGTCTTGCGCGAAACCTGACACATTCAATGGATGATGATCCTGCTGTTACTCACCAGTTGGTAGCAGAGTTGATAGCTAAGGAAGATCAAGATGTATCCGCCGGTAATTTTG gtaGCACACCAAAATCCTTGCGTTTGAACTGTGTGAAGCGTCTTGCCCGATCAAAAAATTCTCCACCCATAGAGACTGCAGATCAAAAGGACCTTAAATTGCCATCAGAAGGGATTCAATTACTTGGTAACGAGAGCTTCATAGGCTCTACCTGA
- the LOC114367136 gene encoding CASP-like protein 2B1 gives MSSYLGVGVSPGNVPVYHSTNVNVLDRRIKITELVLRCVILGLGVLAAVLVGTDSQVKEFFSFQKEAKFTDMKSLVFLVVANGLASGYSLIQGLRCIISMIRGRVLFSKPLAWAIFSGDQVMAYVTVATVVAAGQSGVIARVGQPELQWMKICNMYGKFCNQVGEGIASAFVASLSMVVLSCISAFSLFRLYGGNKTKNVLVG, from the exons ATGAGTAGCTATTTGGGTGTAGGTGTTAGTCCTGGGAATGTCCCAGTTTACCACAGCACAAATGTGAACGTGTTAGATAGGAGGATCAAGATAACAGAGTTGGTGTTGAGGTGTGTGATCCTTGGTTTAGGGGTTCTTGCAGCTGTTCTTGTGGGGACTGATTCCCAAGTCAAGGAGTTTTTCTCATTTCAGAAGGAAGCTAAATTTACAGACATGAAGTCTTTGGT GTTCCTGGTGGTTGCAAATGGGTTAGCTTCTGGCTACTCCTTAATCCAAGGGTTGCGCTGTATCATTAGTATGATCAGAGGAAGAGTACTCTTCAGCAAGCCCCTAGCTTGGGCCATTTTTTCTGGTGATCAG GTAATGGCCTATGTAACAGTGGCGACAGTGGTGGCGGCAGGACAATCGGGTGTGATTGCAAGGGTTGGTCAGCCAGAACTGCAATGGATGAAGATATGCAACATGTATGGGAAATTCTGCAACCAAGTGGGAGAAGGGATAGCTAGTGCTTTTGTGGCTAGCCTTAGCATGGTGGTCCTGTCTTGTATTTCTGCTTTCAGTCTCTTCCGTTTATATGGTGGtaacaaaaccaaaaatgtGTTGGTAGGTTAG
- the LOC114367829 gene encoding scarecrow-like protein 13 gives MQTSKKHPTSAGIHLYLQPAQDIDPYTHYQILQSNSCHDNSSSQGTTISFETSKEQYFTLESSPAINDLIGCDSPSYASVSSNRSPFSPQASHSDQHQSSDNTYGSPTSAHSRYDDDGYELKNKLRELEISLLGPDSDIVDSWHCSYKGGRHRASSPTAKHNWDQIVEMIPKLDLKEVLIRCAQAVADDDIETAVGFMNNVLAKMVSVGGDPIQRLGAYMLEGLRARLESSGSIIYKALKCEQPTSNDLMTYMHILYQICPYWKFAYTSANAVIGEAMLNESRIHIIDFQVAQGTQWLLLIQALASRPGGAPFIRVTGVDDSQSFHARGGGLHIVGKRLSDYAKSCGVPFEFHSAAMCGSELELENLVIQPGEALVVNFPFVLHHMPDESVSTENHRDRLLRLVKSLSPKVVTLVEQESNTNTSPFFQRFVETLSYYTAMFESIDVALPRDDKQRINAEQHCVARDIVNMVACEGDERLERHELLGKWRSRFSMAGFAPCPLSSSVTAAVRNMLNEFNENYRLQHRDGALYLGWKSRAMCTSSAWRCY, from the coding sequence atGCAAACTTCTAAGAAGCACCCAACTTCAGCTGGTATCCATTTATACCTGCAGCCTGCACAAGATATTGATCCTTACACTCATTACCAAATATTGCAAAGCAATTCATGCCATGATAATAGCAGCAGCCAGGGAACCACTATTTCTTTTGAAACCAGCAAGGAGCAATACTTTACCCTTGAATCATCCCCAGCAATCAATGATCTCATAGGTTGTGATTCTCCTTCCTATGCTAGTGTATCATCCAATAGGAGTCCTTTTTCTCCACAAGCTTCTCATTCAGACCAGCATCAGTCATCAGACAACACCTATGGATCACCAACAAGTGCACACTCTAGATATGATGATGACGGCTACGAATTGAAGAACAAGCTTAGAGAACTCGAGATTTCGTTGTTGGGGCCTGATTCAGACATTGTTGATAGTTGGCACTGCTCCTACAAGGGTGGCCGCCACAGAGCATCATCTCCAACGGCTAAACACAATTGGGATCAGATTGTGGAAATGATTCCAAAATTAGACTTGAAAGAAGTCCTCATTCGGTGTGCACAAGCCGTGGCAGATGATGATATTGAAACAGCAGTGGGATTTATGAACAATGTATTGGCAAAGATGGTATCAGTTGGGGGTGATCCGATCCAGAGGTTAGGTGCCTACATGTTGGAGGGTCTAAGAGCAAGGTTGGAGTCCTCAGGGAGCATAATCTACAAGGCCTTGAAATGTGAACAACCAACAAGCAATGATCTCATGACTTACATGCACATCCTGTACCAGATTTGCCCATATTGGAAGTTTGCTTACACATCTGCAAATGCTGTCATTGGAGAAGCAATGCTGAATGAATCAAGAATTCACATAATTGACTTCCAAGTTGCACAGGGCACTCAGTGGCTGTTGCTTATTCAGGCTCTTGCATCTCGTCCAGGTGGAGCACCTTTCATTCGTGTAACCGGAGTTGATGATTCACAATCATTTCATGCAAGGGGTGGAGGACTTCACATTGTAGGAAAACGCCTCTCAGATTATGCCAAATCTTGTGGAGTTCCATTTGAGTTCCACAGTGCTGCTATGTGTGGAAGTGAGCTTGAACTAGAAAACCTTGTAATTCAACCCGGGGAAGCTCTAGTTGTGAACTTCCCTTTTGTTTTGCACCACATGCCAGATGAGAGTGTGAGCACAGAGAACCATAGGGACAGGCTATTGAGACTGGTCAAAAGCTTGTCACCCAAGGTTGTGACCCTTGTTGAGCAAGAATCCAACACCAACACTTCTCCCTTTTTCCAAAGGTTTGTTGAGACCTTGAGTTACTACACTGCTATGTTTGAGTCCATAGATGTGGCCCTCCCCAGAGATGATAAGCAAAGGATCAATGCAGAACAACACTGCGTGGCTCGCGACATCGTCAACATGGTAGCTTGTGAGGGGGATGAGAGGCTGGAAAGGCATGAACTCTTAGGGAAGTGGAGGTCAAGATTTTCAATGGCTGGTTTTGCACCATGCCCTTTGAGTTCCTCAGTCACAGCTGCAGTTAGGAATATGTTGAATGAATTCAATGAAAATTATAGGCTTCAACATAGAGATGGCGCTCTTTATCTAGGATGGAAGAGTAGAGCTATGTGTACCTCTTCTGCTTGGAGATGTTACTGA
- the LOC114367705 gene encoding uncharacterized protein LOC114367705: MALLGCCLFLILFLLGLAESQSQTFNHPFNRTDIQAAIGDMRAKSYYGFAMLLQMLNGTSQPNNRDLTFLMPDDKELSASSISIDEVEEFLLKHAIPMPLYFNDLSHFPTGTLVPSGNRTQMIRIHNRARGDFFVNNAQIVSANVCLSSVIKCHGVDAIIEYDHGN, translated from the coding sequence ATGGCCCTACTAGGGTGTTGTTTGTTTCTCATTCTTTTCCTACTTGGATTAGCAGAATCACAGTCTCAAACTTTCAACCACCCTTTTAACCGCACAGACATACAAGCAGCAATAGGTGACATGAGAGCAAAATCTTACTATGGATTCGCGATGCTTTTGCAGATGCTGAATGGAACATCACAGCCAAATAATAGGGACTTAACTTTCTTGATGCCAGATGATAAAGAACTATCTGCTTCATCCATTTCTATTGATGAAGTGGAAGAGTTCTTACTAAAACATGCTATTCCAATGCCTctatattttaatgatttatcTCATTTTCCAACTGGGACCCTTGTTCCATCGGGGAATAGAACCCAAATGATTAGGATCCATAACCGTGCCAGGGGGGATTTCTTTGTTAATAATGCTCAAATTGTTTCTGCTAATGTTTGCTTGAGCTCTGTGATCAAGTGTCATGGAGTTGATGCAATAATTGAATATGATCATGGTAATTGA
- the LOC114367704 gene encoding uncharacterized protein LOC114367704 yields the protein MGRDSHDPTSFHSSIALLQERFRQLQRVKEMREERELQKMLNEPKQFSSNTNTSISSSTYHNSNNSILSHPELIMPSRSPPHVSLSLWPTSQGKQEDYRSTQTPVSMNYAHSRSMQVSWKNANDCDSGADSGVDTSLHL from the coding sequence ATGGGTAGGGATAGCCATGACCCCACTTCCTTTCACTCTTCCATTGCCCTTCTACAAGAGAGGTTTAGACAGCTTCAGAGAGTAAAAGAAATGAGGGAGGAGAGGGAGCTTCAGAAGATGCTCAATGAACCTAAACAATTCAGTTCCAACACCAACACCTCTATAAGTAGTAGTACTTATCACAATTCCAACAATTCAATCCTCTCTCACCCTGAATTGATCATGCCATCAAGGTCACCACCCCATGTTTCCCTCTCTCTCTGGCCAACATCTCAGGGCAAGCAAGAGGACTATAGAAGTACTCAAACCCCGGTTTCAATGAACTATGCACATTCACGATCCATGCAAGTTTCGTGGAAGAACGCCAATGATTGTGACTCTGGTGCCGATTCTGGTGTTGACACTTCTCTTCACCTGTGA
- the LOC114425715 gene encoding NADH-ubiquinone oxidoreductase 20.9 kDa subunit-like, with product MNTDITASTKPEYPVIDRNPPFTKVVGNFNTLDYLRFVTITGVSVTVGYLSGIKPGIRGPSMVTGGLIGVMGGFMYAYQNSAGRLMGFFPNDDEVARYNKK from the exons ATGAACACAGACATCACTGCATCGACGAAGCCAGAGTACCCAGTCATTGATCGCAACCCTCCTTTCACCAAAGTCGTCGGCAACTTCAACACCCTCGACTATCTCCGATTCGTCACAATCACCGGCGTTTCCGTCACCGTCGGCTACCTCTCCG GGATTAAGCCTGGAATTAGGGGTCCTTCGATGGTGACAGGGGGTTTGATCGGTGTGATGGGTGGGTTCATGTATGCTTACCAGAACTCCGCTGGGAGACTCATGGGTTTCTTCCCCAACGATGATGAGGTAGCTCgctacaacaaaaaataa